The following proteins are encoded in a genomic region of Xanthocytophaga agilis:
- a CDS encoding porin family protein, translating into MQTKQRFLFFCTCFILLLSFSGVKAQQRWSVGPRLGATISKITGDAPNNGFLPGFTGGLYVMYSDISHFGISGDVLFAQKGAKYDYNGTKFIQRINYIDVPIMARYFMNLKGKVRPNIFIGGNIAFLLNAKAKDRTDNGVARPDVENTSSFASTDLGFLAGVGFNFKVSKARWVQTDFRFQQSLTPIQISSAPDRRNTSINILLSYAFGVGKKYRN; encoded by the coding sequence ATGCAAACAAAGCAGCGTTTTTTATTCTTCTGTACTTGTTTTATTCTATTACTTTCTTTTTCAGGAGTGAAAGCTCAACAGCGTTGGAGTGTGGGGCCTCGGTTAGGTGCCACGATCTCAAAGATTACAGGTGATGCTCCAAACAATGGCTTTCTGCCTGGTTTCACAGGTGGTTTGTATGTAATGTATAGCGACATAAGCCATTTTGGGATTTCAGGAGATGTTCTGTTTGCACAAAAGGGAGCTAAATATGACTATAATGGTACTAAGTTTATCCAGCGGATCAACTACATTGATGTGCCGATTATGGCCCGCTACTTTATGAATCTGAAAGGAAAAGTTCGTCCGAATATCTTTATAGGTGGAAACATTGCTTTTTTGCTCAATGCCAAGGCAAAAGATCGTACTGATAATGGAGTAGCCCGACCTGATGTAGAGAATACAAGTTCATTTGCCAGTACTGATCTGGGATTTTTGGCGGGTGTAGGGTTTAACTTCAAAGTTTCCAAAGCCCGTTGGGTACAAACAGATTTCCGCTTTCAGCAAAGTCTGACTCCGATTCAAATTTCTTCAGCTCCGGATCGTCGCAATACAAGTATCAATATATTGCTGAGTTATGCCTTTGGAGTAGGCAAGAAATACAGAAACTAG
- a CDS encoding ATP-binding protein: MNIIELIGQGESSTLEFKSTIESPAKIAKTLVAFANTGGGIVLIGVTDDKRICGIKSEVEIISLLEEASDMYCHPPILIRYELIPIDGKEILAVTIPESEDKPHLLKERNGEETVYVRMHDKSVPTGKLTARNLGSYTNDADKTLLQSGNVKNLLKYLLSNEYITVKRYAKLINISERRATRLLMELSSHQIVLPVERDKDVVYTLSSRNLSGKV; encoded by the coding sequence TTGAATATTATAGAACTTATTGGGCAAGGCGAAAGTAGCACACTGGAATTTAAGAGCACCATTGAAAGTCCTGCCAAAATCGCCAAAACATTAGTTGCATTTGCCAATACTGGAGGAGGAATAGTACTAATAGGTGTTACAGATGATAAAAGAATATGTGGGATAAAATCTGAAGTAGAAATAATCAGCTTGCTGGAAGAAGCTTCAGATATGTATTGTCATCCGCCTATTCTTATTCGCTATGAGCTTATTCCCATAGATGGGAAGGAAATACTGGCCGTAACCATACCTGAAAGTGAAGATAAACCTCATTTGCTGAAAGAAAGAAATGGGGAGGAAACGGTATATGTACGTATGCACGATAAGAGTGTTCCTACAGGAAAGCTGACAGCCCGTAATCTGGGAAGTTATACTAACGATGCAGATAAGACATTACTGCAATCTGGAAATGTGAAAAACCTATTGAAATACCTTTTGTCTAATGAATACATTACAGTCAAGCGGTATGCAAAGCTGATCAATATTTCAGAGCGTAGAGCCACCCGACTGCTCATGGAGTTGTCCAGCCATCAGATTGTGTTGCCAGTTGAGAGAGACAAAGATGTAGTCTATACATTATCATCCAGAAACCTTTCTGGAAAAGTGTAA
- a CDS encoding RtcB family protein encodes MKRISSFESVIGNAYGIPVHLFANEQVKVENSAIEELLGFLELQQTLEQIQQADPDFFGTTDIGIGRVAITPDFHKGSGIPIGTTITTKGFILPQAIGKDINCGMRLYITDLSEEQVRSKLKEMTKRIRHVYFQGGRELPITPRQKKALLQYGLQGLWETSHETVGKGLWRQYNALQQEADLQRIIDRGSLQAGGIFNGLENYTSIDYTSYDAQLGSIGGGNHFVEVQRVADITDGAIAYEWGLKKDAVVVMIHTGSVSIGYPTAMAFKDYLTDLYPTGLRKPDNGILPLPISEKYAGFVENFFMGLYNAANFAFANRLFLGLMMQKVFSEFFGDTDFRLLYDSGHNMVWQQKTVGEEWFLHRKGACPARGAEQLQNTPFAWTGEPALIPGSMGTSSFILAGCGNAQSNFSASHGAGRSLSRGESMKYDEAAFSKFLEEFHIITPIDPESTEIRSRRDIIQKWHDELKKEAPFAFKPVRPVIDTQLEAGIVRQVAETKPIFTVKG; translated from the coding sequence ATGAAGCGAATTTCTTCATTTGAATCTGTTATTGGCAATGCCTACGGTATTCCGGTGCATCTATTTGCCAATGAACAGGTAAAAGTTGAAAACTCAGCCATTGAAGAATTGCTGGGCTTTCTTGAATTACAGCAGACCCTTGAACAGATACAACAAGCTGATCCCGATTTTTTTGGGACGACAGATATTGGCATTGGCCGGGTGGCTATTACACCTGATTTCCATAAAGGATCTGGCATACCTATCGGAACAACAATTACTACAAAAGGGTTTATTCTGCCTCAGGCTATCGGCAAGGATATTAATTGTGGCATGCGGTTATATATAACGGATCTGTCAGAAGAGCAGGTTCGTTCTAAGCTGAAAGAGATGACAAAGCGAATCCGTCATGTATACTTTCAGGGAGGTCGCGAGTTGCCGATTACACCCCGCCAGAAGAAAGCCTTGCTTCAATATGGTTTACAGGGCTTATGGGAAACCAGTCATGAAACTGTAGGCAAGGGATTGTGGCGTCAGTACAACGCACTACAACAAGAGGCTGATCTGCAACGGATAATCGATCGGGGTTCTTTACAGGCTGGTGGTATTTTCAATGGCCTGGAGAATTATACAAGTATTGATTATACATCCTATGATGCACAATTAGGATCTATTGGGGGCGGCAATCACTTTGTAGAAGTACAACGTGTGGCTGATATTACAGATGGTGCCATTGCCTATGAATGGGGGCTGAAGAAGGATGCTGTTGTGGTAATGATCCATACCGGTTCTGTTAGCATTGGGTATCCTACAGCGATGGCTTTTAAAGATTATCTTACAGATCTGTATCCAACAGGATTGCGAAAACCTGATAACGGAATTTTGCCCTTACCTATATCTGAGAAGTATGCAGGTTTTGTGGAGAACTTCTTTATGGGTTTATACAACGCAGCCAACTTTGCTTTTGCCAATCGGTTGTTTCTGGGACTGATGATGCAGAAAGTGTTTTCAGAGTTTTTTGGTGATACAGATTTTCGTTTGCTGTATGATTCAGGCCATAACATGGTATGGCAACAGAAAACAGTTGGCGAAGAATGGTTCCTGCATCGCAAAGGCGCTTGTCCGGCACGAGGTGCAGAACAGCTACAAAATACACCCTTTGCGTGGACAGGAGAACCTGCACTGATTCCGGGATCTATGGGAACCTCGTCATTTATTCTGGCGGGATGTGGCAATGCGCAAAGTAATTTCAGTGCCAGTCATGGTGCAGGGCGTAGTCTGTCACGTGGTGAGTCCATGAAATACGATGAGGCTGCCTTTTCAAAGTTTCTGGAAGAATTCCATATCATCACGCCTATTGATCCGGAGAGTACAGAAATCAGATCCAGGCGGGATATAATCCAGAAATGGCACGATGAACTGAAAAAAGAAGCCCCTTTTGCATTTAAGCCTGTGCGTCCGGTTATTGACACACAACTGGAAGCTGGTATAGTTCGCCAAGTTGCTGAAACAAAGCCAATTTTTACTGTGAAAGGATAA
- the bioB gene encoding biotin synthase BioB codes for MIRNDWTREEIAEIFNSPILDLIYRAGTVHRQHHDPQEVQVCTLLSVKTGGCPEDCAYCPQAARYQTNVKVHRLLEVEEVLETAQRAKDNGSTRFCMGAAWREVRDNKDFDKVLDMVKGVNQMGMEVCCTLGMLTHEQAIKLKDAGLYAYNHNLDTSEEFYNEIITTRNYDDRLETIEHVRKSGISVCAGGIIGLGETENDRIGMLHVLSTLPEHPESVPVNALVPVEGTPLEDQERVSVWEMVRMIATARIIMPRAMVRLSAGRVRMNTEEQALCFLAGANSIFAGDKLLTTPNPEVDADKMLFQTLNLKPRKSFKEESVAAC; via the coding sequence ATGATTCGTAACGACTGGACCCGCGAAGAAATCGCTGAAATTTTCAACTCCCCTATATTAGATTTGATTTATCGTGCAGGCACTGTACATCGTCAGCACCACGACCCACAAGAAGTGCAAGTTTGTACTTTGCTTTCAGTGAAAACAGGTGGTTGTCCGGAAGACTGTGCCTATTGTCCACAAGCAGCACGCTATCAGACCAATGTAAAAGTGCATAGATTGCTAGAGGTAGAGGAAGTGCTGGAAACAGCCCAGCGAGCCAAAGACAATGGTAGTACTCGTTTTTGTATGGGAGCTGCTTGGCGGGAAGTACGTGACAACAAAGACTTTGACAAAGTACTGGATATGGTCAAAGGTGTCAACCAGATGGGTATGGAAGTATGCTGTACATTAGGTATGCTGACACATGAACAGGCAATAAAACTGAAAGATGCAGGTTTATATGCCTATAACCATAACCTGGATACGAGTGAGGAGTTTTATAACGAAATCATCACTACCCGTAATTACGATGATCGTCTGGAAACTATTGAACATGTGCGTAAATCAGGTATTTCTGTATGTGCTGGTGGTATTATTGGATTAGGAGAGACAGAAAACGACCGTATAGGTATGTTACATGTATTGTCAACCCTTCCCGAACATCCTGAGTCTGTTCCTGTAAATGCATTGGTTCCTGTAGAAGGTACTCCACTGGAAGACCAGGAGCGCGTTTCTGTTTGGGAAATGGTACGGATGATTGCTACTGCACGTATTATAATGCCACGGGCAATGGTTCGTTTATCAGCAGGCCGTGTACGTATGAATACAGAAGAGCAGGCACTTTGTTTCCTGGCAGGGGCCAACTCTATCTTTGCCGGAGATAAACTGCTGACAACTCCAAATCCGGAAGTAGATGCGGATAAAATGTTGTTCCAGACATTAAATCTGAAACCTCGTAAGTCATTCAAAGAAGAATCAGTAGCAGCTTGTTAA
- a CDS encoding STAS domain-containing protein, whose translation MRINSLDKEDLTILVVDGELDASSSILLDESIESVVAQGKKKILIDGRSLNYISSAGLGVFMSHVQEFEEKGIQMILFGLNEKVLRVFQILGLDQLLSITASENEAIQLLNASL comes from the coding sequence ATGAGAATTAATAGTTTAGATAAAGAAGACCTGACCATTTTGGTAGTAGATGGAGAGTTAGACGCGAGTTCTTCCATTTTGCTGGATGAATCAATTGAATCGGTGGTTGCGCAGGGAAAGAAGAAAATACTAATTGACGGACGATCCTTGAATTATATTTCTTCTGCGGGGTTAGGTGTTTTTATGTCACATGTACAGGAATTTGAAGAAAAAGGAATACAAATGATTCTTTTCGGCCTGAACGAGAAAGTTCTACGGGTATTTCAGATACTAGGCCTGGACCAGCTCCTTTCCATTACAGCTTCAGAGAACGAAGCCATACAATTGTTAAATGCAAGTTTGTAA
- a CDS encoding ATP-binding protein codes for MNYHYQFSCDRRNLKSVRDFVASVLRDENFSENEIPAVVLAVDEICANLIVHSHQSDPNDVIEIWLKVTLETVICEIIDQDSMFYDFSAHKNPDIHQIVREGKNGGVGLMLVKCLVDKVEVERHGTQSIWRLTKESPRPVFNS; via the coding sequence ATGAATTACCACTATCAGTTTTCGTGTGACCGGAGGAATCTGAAATCAGTGCGGGATTTTGTAGCATCTGTACTGCGTGATGAGAATTTTTCTGAAAATGAGATTCCTGCAGTTGTATTGGCTGTAGATGAAATCTGTGCTAATCTGATTGTTCATTCCCATCAATCAGATCCTAATGATGTGATCGAAATTTGGTTAAAAGTTACTCTTGAAACCGTAATTTGTGAGATTATTGATCAGGACAGTATGTTCTATGATTTTTCAGCCCATAAAAATCCCGATATTCACCAGATTGTACGGGAAGGAAAAAATGGAGGAGTTGGATTAATGCTTGTTAAGTGTCTGGTTGATAAAGTAGAAGTAGAACGTCATGGTACACAAAGTATATGGCGTTTGACTAAAGAGTCTCCACGCCCTGTATTTAATTCATAA
- a CDS encoding peptidylprolyl isomerase → MRIFHRIMLVVALLLYWGCKTNKSATQNTTTNPNDPVIAYLGQSPVYRSEFLYVYDKNGGIADTTNQVKSIAEYLDLYLNFRLKVQEAESMGLDTLGSFKQELSGYREQLGEPYLVDSSVTRTLIREAYEHMKEEIRASHILLSVSPEAPPEDTAKIYNQILDIRQKALNGQDFNELARQNSQDPSVQTNGGDLGYFTALQMVYPFEKAAYQTPVGSISQPVRTKFGYHLLKIADRRPSRGKVTVAHIMVRINPDAPEADAKAAKQKIDEIYSRIQKGESWDKLCADFSEDGNSRNKGGVLAPFSTGSTLPEFENVAFALNNKGDISQPIQTPYGWHILKLIEKKNLETFTQLEPTLRQKVTKDSRSELNRKLLLDRLRKENKLVENADARKIAFAQATDSLKRAVWKYNETDKNLGLTLFTIKSQKYTVKEFFNYVKANQQPREKLTPVYQMQLLYTEFVNESLIKYEKQHLEEKYPDFKYLLKEYHDGILLFQRMESEVWSKSLSDTTGQKRYYEVNKANYQWKQRVIGTIYNAADNSVLTELKSKLASRPFAVANPKYPALSFAKNVTTLTPQQKEQLDQIIQTLNLDKALIVEISGHADKSEKAETSAARNQAVSTYLTEHGADITQLIIRDFGSSTPASRTDAKRNSRVAFAIVSNDKSVLERQLNAKKPLSIEITEGIFQKGDNVFLDQVAWKPGTYTINNNGRVVYIEIVSVEEPRAKTFEEARGQLISDYQSFLEKEWLNTLHQKFPIKLVDTEIEALKNRK, encoded by the coding sequence ATGCGAATTTTTCACCGAATAATGCTTGTGGTGGCCCTGCTTTTGTACTGGGGATGTAAGACCAACAAATCGGCCACTCAAAACACTACTACTAATCCAAACGACCCTGTTATCGCCTACCTTGGCCAGTCGCCAGTGTATCGCTCAGAGTTTTTATATGTATATGATAAAAATGGTGGTATTGCAGATACTACCAATCAGGTAAAAAGCATTGCAGAATACCTGGATCTGTATCTTAACTTCAGGCTAAAGGTACAGGAGGCTGAGAGCATGGGACTGGATACACTGGGTTCGTTTAAACAAGAGCTTTCCGGATACCGTGAACAACTGGGAGAGCCTTATCTGGTTGACAGCAGTGTAACCCGTACGCTAATACGGGAAGCTTATGAGCACATGAAAGAGGAGATCAGAGCTTCACATATTCTTCTTTCTGTTTCTCCTGAAGCGCCTCCTGAAGACACGGCAAAAATATATAACCAGATTCTGGACATCAGGCAAAAGGCACTCAATGGTCAGGATTTTAATGAACTGGCACGGCAAAACTCCCAAGATCCTTCTGTGCAAACCAATGGAGGTGACCTGGGATACTTTACTGCTTTGCAGATGGTATATCCTTTTGAGAAAGCTGCCTATCAGACGCCAGTAGGTTCTATTTCACAACCTGTACGTACTAAATTCGGTTATCACCTGCTAAAAATAGCAGATCGTCGGCCAAGTCGCGGAAAAGTAACCGTGGCACATATTATGGTTCGCATCAATCCGGATGCGCCAGAGGCTGACGCCAAAGCTGCAAAGCAAAAAATAGACGAGATCTACAGCCGTATCCAAAAAGGCGAAAGCTGGGATAAGCTTTGTGCTGATTTTTCGGAAGATGGCAACTCACGTAACAAAGGTGGTGTATTAGCACCATTTAGTACAGGTAGTACACTTCCCGAATTTGAAAATGTTGCCTTTGCACTAAACAACAAAGGTGATATTAGTCAGCCTATACAAACACCTTATGGCTGGCATATTCTGAAGTTAATTGAGAAAAAGAACTTAGAAACTTTTACTCAACTGGAACCTACCCTACGCCAGAAGGTAACGAAAGATTCCCGTTCAGAACTCAATCGTAAACTGCTTTTGGACAGATTGCGTAAAGAAAATAAACTAGTTGAGAATGCAGATGCCCGGAAAATTGCTTTTGCTCAGGCTACAGACTCGCTAAAGAGGGCTGTATGGAAATACAACGAGACTGATAAAAACTTGGGTCTGACATTATTTACAATCAAAAGTCAGAAATACACAGTTAAAGAATTTTTTAACTATGTAAAAGCCAATCAACAACCCCGTGAGAAGCTGACACCAGTTTATCAGATGCAATTGCTTTATACAGAGTTTGTCAATGAGTCTCTTATCAAATATGAAAAGCAGCATCTGGAAGAGAAGTATCCTGACTTTAAGTATCTTTTAAAAGAATACCATGATGGAATCTTGTTGTTCCAACGGATGGAATCAGAAGTATGGTCCAAATCCTTGTCTGATACAACCGGACAAAAGCGATATTATGAAGTCAACAAGGCTAATTATCAATGGAAACAACGGGTAATAGGTACTATTTATAATGCAGCAGATAACAGTGTACTTACAGAACTAAAGTCCAAACTGGCAAGCCGGCCTTTCGCTGTTGCTAATCCAAAGTATCCGGCATTATCTTTTGCAAAAAATGTAACTACATTGACCCCTCAGCAAAAAGAACAACTTGATCAGATTATTCAAACTTTGAATTTGGATAAAGCTCTCATAGTGGAAATTTCCGGACATGCAGATAAGAGTGAGAAAGCGGAGACATCAGCAGCCCGTAATCAGGCAGTAAGCACCTATCTGACAGAACACGGCGCAGATATTACACAATTGATTATTCGCGACTTTGGCTCTTCTACTCCTGCTTCCCGTACTGATGCCAAACGCAATTCGCGTGTAGCATTTGCAATTGTGAGCAATGATAAGAGTGTCCTGGAAAGACAGCTGAATGCGAAAAAGCCATTAAGTATAGAAATCACAGAGGGTATTTTCCAAAAAGGAGATAATGTATTTCTGGATCAAGTTGCCTGGAAACCGGGTACATATACCATAAATAATAATGGTCGTGTTGTATATATAGAGATTGTAAGTGTAGAAGAACCTCGTGCCAAAACATTTGAAGAAGCTCGTGGACAGCTGATTTCAGATTACCAGAGCTTTCTTGAAAAAGAATGGCTGAACACCCTTCACCAGAAATTCCCTATAAAACTGGTAGATACAGAAATTGAAGCCTTGAAAAACAGAAAATAG
- a CDS encoding glycosyltransferase family 39 protein, translating to MLFSESRMRGLLIFVLLLGVGLRCYWYIYDRSLWGDEIAIASNFLKYDLKYLLTSTLDNLQAAPPLYITLEKLVISIFGNKELSLRLVSFISSIASVFIFFFISAKIFNRRTTIVFANLLFSISTPLIYYSAEVKQYQTEMLASLIILWIGIKYRYFLSWKGACIIGVLGGILLWLSNPAIFVLAGIGFCMFFWLLKKKDYSSLVALLCVGTFWLFCFGLYYLLIISKNQNVSVLVSMWQDKFAPLPIYGSWYLRSLIYTFNDPLGLSIDYSLIPSLSIQWRYLLLFGYSAFILLILGGVVLFRTNKYILGLLVSPILLTLVASFLKQYPFHERFLVFLAPFFYLIIAKPLDTNEGFIKKSLSRFISVKFVKAMMIISILYLLVNIIVKLMNPELFGNSYKFSNKREAIEHIRIKSSPTSTIYISIKDNQTFTYYSQLAKYDKKAVTFFPPDLFRNKLEFERYFFDLISQSSNKQVCSYIMCVKNKYTYKESIQEQTVNESIARELMKYGKVREVYNGFDVVVYEFTYSNK from the coding sequence ATGTTGTTTTCTGAATCCAGAATGCGAGGGCTTTTGATCTTTGTATTGCTGCTGGGAGTAGGTTTGAGATGTTATTGGTATATTTATGATCGTTCTTTGTGGGGAGATGAGATAGCAATTGCAAGTAATTTTCTTAAGTATGATTTGAAATATTTGCTAACTTCAACCTTAGATAATTTACAAGCTGCACCTCCATTATATATAACACTTGAAAAGTTAGTAATCAGTATATTTGGAAATAAAGAACTTTCTCTGCGATTAGTTTCCTTCATTTCCAGTATTGCTAGTGTATTTATATTTTTCTTTATTTCTGCAAAAATTTTTAATAGAAGAACTACAATAGTATTTGCAAACCTATTATTCAGTATTTCCACCCCACTGATTTATTACTCTGCAGAAGTTAAGCAATACCAGACAGAGATGCTGGCCTCGCTTATTATTTTATGGATAGGCATCAAATATCGTTATTTTTTGTCATGGAAAGGCGCCTGCATAATAGGTGTATTAGGAGGAATACTTCTTTGGCTATCTAACCCTGCCATTTTTGTACTTGCAGGGATAGGATTCTGTATGTTTTTTTGGTTGCTTAAAAAGAAAGATTACTCATCTTTAGTTGCTTTACTTTGTGTGGGTACTTTTTGGTTGTTTTGCTTTGGCTTATACTACCTTCTTATTATCTCTAAAAATCAAAATGTATCTGTTCTTGTCTCAATGTGGCAAGATAAGTTTGCTCCACTGCCAATTTATGGTTCTTGGTATCTCAGAAGCCTTATCTATACATTCAATGATCCTTTGGGTTTGTCTATTGATTATTCTCTTATTCCTAGCCTTTCTATTCAATGGCGCTACCTGCTGTTATTTGGATATAGTGCTTTTATCTTGTTGATTCTTGGAGGTGTAGTTCTGTTTAGGACAAACAAGTATATATTAGGGTTACTCGTTTCACCTATATTACTAACTCTCGTTGCATCTTTTCTTAAACAGTATCCGTTTCATGAAAGATTTCTTGTTTTTTTGGCACCTTTCTTTTATCTGATAATAGCAAAGCCGCTAGATACAAATGAAGGATTTATAAAGAAAAGTTTATCACGCTTTATATCCGTTAAGTTTGTTAAAGCTATGATGATAATTAGTATACTATATTTACTGGTAAATATTATTGTCAAGTTGATGAATCCTGAGCTATTTGGTAATAGCTATAAGTTTTCCAACAAAAGAGAAGCTATAGAGCATATCCGAATAAAAAGCAGTCCAACCAGTACTATATATATATCTATTAAGGATAATCAGACATTTACCTATTATTCACAATTGGCTAAATATGATAAAAAGGCAGTTACATTTTTTCCACCGGATTTGTTTCGGAATAAACTTGAATTTGAGAGATATTTTTTTGATTTGATAAGTCAAAGTTCAAATAAACAGGTTTGTTCTTATATTATGTGTGTGAAGAATAAATATACATATAAAGAAAGTATTCAAGAGCAAACTGTTAATGAGAGCATTGCTCGAGAATTAATGAAATATGGGAAAGTAAGAGAAGTATATAATGGTTTTGATGTTGTAGTTTATGAGTTTACATACTCTAATAAGTAA
- a CDS encoding alpha/beta hydrolase, translating into MKFILDTILFLGCLYVIVCIILFFLQEKILFYPEKLPSNHTYHFSTSFEEIDFHPDSGTTINALLFKHPRPKGVILYFHGNAGSLQSWGAEGEYLSRFKYDVLMVDYREYGKSRGAVSEENLYKDAQYVYDYLKKNYAEEDIIVFGRSLGTGIATFVASRNSPGKLILETPYYSMRAVAQDRFPWLPIRLLLRYPLLTYAFIEKVRCPICIFHGTQDEVIPYQFGWQLKKLLKKEDQFITVKGGHHNDLGQFYEYEKALTLFLL; encoded by the coding sequence ATGAAGTTTATACTGGATACTATTCTCTTTCTGGGTTGTTTGTATGTGATTGTGTGCATCATCTTATTTTTTCTACAGGAGAAAATTTTATTTTATCCTGAGAAATTGCCTTCTAATCATACATACCATTTCTCGACTTCATTTGAAGAGATTGACTTTCATCCTGACTCTGGTACTACAATTAATGCTCTACTATTCAAACATCCCAGGCCCAAGGGTGTAATTCTATATTTTCATGGCAATGCTGGTTCTCTGCAAAGTTGGGGTGCAGAGGGCGAATACCTAAGCCGGTTTAAATATGATGTACTGATGGTCGATTATAGGGAATATGGGAAGAGTCGAGGTGCAGTAAGCGAAGAAAATCTTTATAAGGATGCACAATATGTGTATGACTATCTGAAAAAAAACTATGCAGAAGAAGATATAATTGTTTTCGGGAGATCGCTGGGTACAGGTATTGCAACATTTGTTGCGTCTCGCAACTCTCCAGGAAAACTGATTCTGGAAACTCCTTATTATAGCATGCGAGCAGTTGCGCAGGATCGGTTTCCCTGGCTCCCCATTCGACTATTGTTAAGATATCCCCTTCTGACCTATGCCTTTATTGAAAAGGTACGCTGCCCTATCTGTATTTTTCATGGAACTCAGGATGAGGTAATTCCTTATCAATTTGGCTGGCAGTTGAAAAAACTACTAAAAAAAGAGGATCAGTTTATTACAGTGAAAGGAGGACATCATAATGATCTAGGACAGTTTTATGAATATGAAAAAGCGCTGACTTTGTTTTTATTATGA
- a CDS encoding sigma-70 family RNA polymerase sigma factor: protein MEDKQILEQFRIAETRTAAFNALVKKYQQKIYWHIRKMVIDHDDADDLTQEVFIKVWHNLSEFRAESQLYTWLYRIASNECLNFLSKKKRASLTSIDDVVANELSQKLDEGVLISGDEIQIKLQKALLRLPDKQRLVFNMKYYDELTYQEISEITGTSEGALKASYHLAVKKIEEYLMSN, encoded by the coding sequence TTGGAAGACAAACAGATTTTAGAGCAGTTCCGGATTGCGGAAACGCGAACTGCTGCATTTAATGCGTTAGTAAAAAAGTATCAGCAAAAAATCTATTGGCACATACGAAAGATGGTCATTGATCATGATGATGCAGATGATTTAACACAGGAGGTCTTTATTAAAGTATGGCACAACCTTAGTGAATTTCGGGCAGAGTCTCAGTTATATACCTGGTTATATCGTATTGCCAGCAATGAGTGTCTCAATTTTCTAAGCAAGAAAAAACGAGCTTCTCTGACATCTATTGATGATGTTGTTGCCAATGAACTGAGCCAGAAACTGGATGAAGGTGTATTGATATCAGGAGATGAGATACAAATTAAACTACAGAAAGCGTTGCTGCGTTTACCCGATAAACAAAGACTTGTATTTAATATGAAGTACTATGATGAACTTACCTATCAGGAAATCTCTGAGATTACTGGAACATCGGAAGGTGCGTTAAAAGCTTCTTATCATCTGGCTGTGAAAAAAATAGAAGAATATCTGATGTCGAATTAA
- a CDS encoding Spy/CpxP family protein refolding chaperone, which translates to MIFRKQKMRTWMHVLLLTISSITVVLAQDEDTGEDRVQSAKVALITRRLNLTTEQSSPFWAVYDEFDKERKENIRSLNKLKDRFQVASDEELKAGLKQMVEVRQKDVSIERDYLNKFTKVITSRQTADLYKVEFEFQKAIWDRVVKGYGKNGESLESERVAFLTNKMKLTAEQAKQFWPVYNEFEKEKEKAQQAASQVRNSISSGSSEEEIKSVLKQLIELRQKEVDSMRRQVDKFLKIVNSRQVAMFYKGEIDFRRKIIREWREQRRERIQDNMGGRRQQFQERREQRQERLNH; encoded by the coding sequence ATGATATTTAGAAAGCAGAAGATGAGAACATGGATGCATGTGCTGTTGTTAACGATAAGTAGTATAACTGTGGTTTTAGCTCAGGATGAAGATACAGGAGAAGATAGGGTGCAATCTGCTAAGGTAGCATTGATTACCCGACGGTTGAATCTGACAACAGAACAGTCTTCTCCTTTTTGGGCAGTGTATGACGAATTTGATAAGGAAAGAAAGGAGAATATCCGTTCGCTGAATAAACTGAAAGATCGGTTTCAGGTTGCTTCTGACGAAGAGTTGAAGGCTGGATTAAAACAGATGGTAGAGGTAAGACAGAAAGATGTATCTATTGAAAGAGACTATTTGAATAAGTTTACAAAGGTAATTACCTCACGTCAGACAGCTGATTTGTATAAAGTTGAATTTGAGTTTCAGAAGGCCATATGGGATAGAGTAGTAAAAGGGTATGGAAAAAATGGAGAATCTCTTGAAAGTGAAAGAGTTGCCTTTCTGACAAATAAGATGAAGCTGACCGCCGAACAGGCAAAACAATTCTGGCCTGTTTACAATGAGTTTGAGAAGGAAAAAGAAAAAGCTCAACAAGCAGCATCACAGGTACGGAATAGTATTAGTTCCGGTTCCAGTGAAGAAGAAATAAAAAGTGTATTGAAACAACTGATTGAGCTTCGGCAGAAAGAGGTTGACAGTATGAGACGCCAGGTAGATAAGTTCCTGAAAATAGTCAATAGCCGCCAGGTTGCTATGTTTTATAAAGGAGAGATTGACTTCCGAAGAAAGATTATCCGGGAATGGCGGGAACAGCGTAGGGAACGTATTCAGGATAATATGGGAGGGCGTCGTCAGCAGTTTCAGGAACGCAGAGAGCAAAGACAGGAACGTTTGAATCATTAA